In Candidatus Contubernalis alkalaceticus, the genomic window GATTTATGGGAAAGGGCGTTTTATGAGATTGCCCAGGAATATCCAAATATTAAGACAGAATATGCTCATGTTGATGCCATCTGCATGTGGATGATAAAAAATCCCGAGTGGTTTGATGTCATTGTTACTGATAATATGTTTGGGGATATAATAACTGATTTAGGAGCTATGGTCCAAGGAGGAATGGGAATAGCTGCTGGAGGCAATATCAATCCTGAAGGAGTCTCTATGTTTGAACCCATCGGCGGGTCTGCTCCTAAATATGCGGGGAAAAATATAATTAATCCCCTGGCTGCAATCAATGCCCTATCTATGATGTTGGAAACGTTGGGTGAATACAGAGCCGCAAAAGAGATAGAACAATCAGTGGTTCAAGTATGTGTTAATAATTTAAAAAGCCTTTCTGCAGGAGCTATGGGACATACTACCTCTGAAGTAGGTGATTTGGTGATTAAGTATCTACAGGATCTATAACTTATCTCTAATTAACAATTAAACTAACAAAACGGGCACAATGTTTAATTGACAACATTGTGCCCGTTTTGTTGACATTTCCGTGTTGCATTTGACAACATTATTATTCTGGCTTAACAGGAATACTTTGCAATTCTTCTTCTCACGCTAAAACCGGTGCCATGCCATGAATTATGATATTCTACAATTTTACCCTTAAGGCGTCTTGCGGTGGAAGGATCAAGTATGATTATAATATCTTTTGCCACCCGAATTGCAATGTCATCTTTTTTTCTAGACTCTTCCAGAGCCACTCCTATTTGTGGCACGCCTCACTTCATGCTTCTTATAAAAAATCTAACAAGGGCCGTATTTCCCTGAGCTTTAAGAATTTCCTTTAATTTTTCTTGTGCGCGATCTGAAACGGTTAACATGTTGCCACTCACCAGCTTTCTCCTCTTTTAATAATTTGGAATATCTTATGAGTTTTATCCCCTGTTTGTCACCTTTTAATTAAATTAAAAAAAAGCTATTCAGGGTCATGGCAACATTCTATTCAAGAATAAAGTTTCTTAAAAAAATGCCACACATATGTTTGACCATAAAAGCTTTTTAATAGTTTTATAAAATATTTTTTTTCCCGTTTTTACAATAATCTAGCAGAGGACATTCCTGGCATTGGGGGCGACGGGCGCTGCAAAAAGTACGTCCGTGGGCAATCAACCAGTGGTGAGCTTTATTCCACAATGACTCTGGTATTATTTCCTTTAACTCCTTCTCCGTCACCAGAGGATTCTTTCCACCCGCCAGCCCCAACCGGTATGATACCCGGTAAACATGAGTATCCACAGGAAACGCCGGTATCCCAAAAGCATTTGCTAACACTACGCTGGCAGTTTTTCTTCCCACCCCAGGCAGCTTTAGTAATTGCTCCAGCCTGTCTGGAACTTTTCCATTATATTCCTGAACGATGATATTAGCTGTGGTTACAATGTTTCTGCTTTTATTTCTAAAGAGTCCGCACTTTTTAATATCCTTTTCCAATTCTTCAGGGGTTAGATTTATAAAATCCCATGGCGTAGGGTATTTTTTAAATAATTTTTCTGTAACCCTGTTCACCTGTTTATCCGTGGTCTGTGCTGATAACATCACAGCTATTAACAATTCAAAAGAATTGTTAAAGAGCAGGTCTGTCCTGGGGTTTGGATACATTTTGTCCAGCAATTTTAAAATTTCTGCTGCTTCATTTTTATTCATTTTGTTCCTAATTAATCCCTTCTTAGATTACCAACAATCTATAATAATATTTTCTATTTAATTGTGTAAAATCATCAGGCTGATGCCCTTCTTTGTTTTTAAGTATTTGTTTTAATTAAATTGATTGGTGGATCCTGGCTATAATTCTCTTAGACATTTCTTTGGCCGCCTGTAAATTTCCTTTTTCAACCCGTTCATAAGTGTCTGTATGCCAATGCCAGTTTGAAACCATCCCTTCATCATCTAATGCTATCAGAGTCATAGCTTTATATCCCCGGGCCATAGCCGCAGTAGCATCCGTTGCCAGTAAGTTGTAAGAGGCACCCGTAAAGTTTAATTTGGGCTTTTCTTCAGCAGAAAGTCTGGCCATTTTTAAGAGTTTACTATCAGCGTGATGCTGTTTTAATATGCCTTCTTTTAAAATATATTTCAAATCTCCTGTACCAATACTATCCAAATTAACAAAAAAAGTATTCTCTTTATTTAATTTATAATGATCTAAAAATTTAATCATCCCTACTGTACCTGCCTCTTTACTGCCTGTAGCTAAAAACCAGGGTTCCACAAAGTCAAAGGGGTTAGAGGAAAATTCTCGGGCCAACTCCAAAAGTACACTTACTCCTGATGCATTATCATTTGCACCAGATATATAATCCCCTCGTAATTCTCTTTGAATTAACATTAAAAGGGAAGTAAAAAGAAAAAGAGCAAAGGGAAATGATAAATACCATAGGGTTAAAATATGAGGGTTAACCAGAAAATTTGATAAACCATATAAAACGGATATTATACCCATGGAAATATAATTAAAAAGAAAAATCACTCTAAAATTTTTGACGCTTTCCGGATCAAACATCAACCCTGAGCGAGATGTATCATAGTGCGCTGTAAAAATTACTGTTTTTACAGGATATTTTTTTGCTTTTATTTTGCCTAAAACATTTTGACTAAGGCCACCAGGCATAAATTTACTAATGATTTCCCTGGTGTTAACTTCCCTTATAAATACGTACAAGCCGAATAAACATAGTAAAAAAGACACAAATCGGCTGAAGGGAAAAATAATAAAGCTGAAGCAAAATAATGAATATATAAGACCATATGTCCACGAAAATGATTTAACTGAGGTAAATTCTTGAACTTCCACCCCCAATCCTGATTTCTCCATGGACTCTTTTATGTAGTGGGCGGCAAGCTGTTCATTTCTTTTGGTAGAACCCCGGGGCCCTATCTGTTCGGTCAACATATGAAGATGTTTTAGTTCTTCCATGAAACTCTCCTCAAAAAGCAATAGATATATACCCATCATTATATCATAAATATCAAATTAAAAAGCCCCCAGATTGGAGGCTGTAATTATATTTAATTATTAAATTATTTTATTACCATGACCGGTTTAGGAGAGTGCTGAAGCACTTTATTTGAAACACTCCCAATTAAGAACCTTCGGATTCCTGAAAGGCCGTGGGAACCCATAACTACCATATCTGCCCCTTCTTTTTCAATCAAGTTTAAAATTTGATCAGCCGGGTCACCAACGGTGAAAAGAGTTTTAACCTCTGCAGAGGTCCCTTTAACTAATTCTTCTGCTTTATCCAAAATTTCCTTTCCTCTTCTCTTCAGAGCCTCAGGGTCGATTTGATAATCAGGAACGGGGTGAGGAGTATCAAAAGAAGCAGGCTTTTGAATATTTAATATAATAAGTTGTCCACCAAACTTTTCAGCCATATCCTTGGCGCTCATTAGAGCTTCAAAGGAGTTCTGGGAACCATCGACCGGTGCCAATATTTTTTTCATTTTGCTACCTCCTTGTATTTCTAATAATTTCCATTATGTTTTATAGTAGTATTTATATAAGAATATCAGTGTTTTCTATGTAAGCTTCTTTTAAACCTCCTTTCATGAAAGAAAAAAATAAGATATGTTTATTATAATTGTTTTATATATTGATTATATCACATTTAGAAAAATAATGAATCTATAACAATAATAATATTCTTAAAATTCTGTTAACAATTATTTAACATTTAGATTTCTTGGACTACACTCCTCAGGCCATTGTTATAAAAACGTAATATTTTTCATTTAATGAAACATATTAATAACTAAGTTACATATAATAGATTTGATAAAAAGGGTAATTTCTGGTATGATTGATGTAGACAAGTTTCAAAAAAACTGGAGGTGAAAAAAAAAATGTCTGAAGAAAAAATCCAGGATATTAATGAGCTTGGTTCAGTTCGCATTGCGGACGAGGTTGTGGCAATTATTTCCGGATTGGCCAGCACAGAGGTTGAAGGTGTTGCTGGGATGAGCGGAGGCATTGCTGGAGGCATTGCTGAAATTCTTGGTAGGAAGAATCTATCCAAAGGTGTAAAAGTAAAAATCGAAGAAAATGAAACTTTTATTGATTTATATGTAATAGCGGACTATGGCACTAGAATCCATGAAGTTGCCAAAGAAGTTCAGGAAAAAACAAAATCCGCAGTTGAAAATATGACCGGATTAAATGTCACCTATGTTAATGTACATATTCAAGGAATTAAATTTAAAGAAGAGCAGATCGTAGAAAAAGAAGAAGACGAAGCTGCTGAGTAATAGGATTTAAAACCAGCAGCCCCCTGAAATTATAACTTCAGGGGGCTGCTGGGCTGGTAATAAGGGGGTTTAGTTTTGAATTTTAGAGAACGGTTGGTCTACCTGATTTTATCATTAATTCTTTTATTAGCAGCGCTGCTCTTCTTAGGTTTTGCTTTTTCAATACTGCCCTTGGAACAGGTAGATGCATATATAAGCTATTTATACGGGAACCTGTATGGGGCATTGATTGCCCTTCTAGTCCTTATAATAAGCCTTTGGCTTTTTTCAAAAAGTTTTAAAGCCAAAGAAAATGCAAAACTGATTACCCAGAGCACCCCCCAGGGAGAGTATATGGTTTCCTTTACAGCTTTGGAGAGCATGGTGTTAAGGTCTTCTAAAGAAATAGAAGGTGTTAAAGAATTAGAACCTCAAATTATTTACAGTGATGGCAACTTAATTATATTCATTAAGACTGTGTTTTTTTCAGGGTATGAAATCCCTGCAGTAAGCCAACAGCTGCAAGAAAATGTAAAAAACTATATTGAGGAGATGGCTGGAATATCTGTTTTCACTGTTAAAATTTTCATTGAGAACGTAGCTGAACAGGGTATCAATCGAATCCCCCGGGAAAAAGAGGTGTAATTCTTATGGACACTTCTCTTTTGAAAGAACTCATTTTGAATAATTGGGGGAAAATACTAGGAGCTATATGCGGCCTCTTATTGGGATTATTATTCATCTTGTATGGGTTTTGGAAAACTCTTTTAATCATAGGATGCCTTGCAGCAGGCATATTTTTAGGTTTTCAACTGGAAAAAAACCAAAACTTCAAAAGTTGGCTGGATAAAATAGGAAATAACAAGTAAAAAATCCCCGGATCCGGGGATTTTTTTATAACAAATTTTGAACTTCACCGGTTAATGTATATACCTTTTCAGCCAGTTCCGAAGATAGAGTTCCTGTTCCACAACTGGGAGTGATCATCAGCTGTTTGTTGAGAAGCCCTTGGGAAAATCCTTTGTTTACCAGGGTATTCAAGCACTTCTCCAGCCTGTTAATCACTGTTTTTGCATCATCTGAAATACTTCGATTTAGGGTAGCAACAATCCCCCAGGCAATGATACCTCCCTGATTCATAAATTCCTGCAGAGATTCGGTGTAAACCAGAAGAGAGTCACTATAATTAACAGCATCTAAATTTATTATGTCCACTCCTGCTTCCACGAGAATAGACCAATCAATCCCGGAACAAACGTGTACCCCCACCAGAGCCCCTAGCTTGTGAATACTCTCAATCATTACCGAATAACTCTCAATAATATGATTTCTGTTTAAACCAATGTAGGGCGCCTGGCCAAAATAGCAAAGTCCCGGGTCATCAATAAATATTATCACCGGAAGTTTAAACTGATGCATTTCCTTTACCTGCTGTATCATCTGCATTTCTAAAGCCCTGACCATAATATCCCTTAATTCATCCTTATAAAAGGAAGGCTCAAGGTCAGCATCGGTGAGTTTTATCCCAACGGTTAATGGGCCGCTGACCTGTCCCTTAATAAATTTTGCCTCTCCTACTCCCTGTTGTTTTAATCTCTTAATAAAGGCATAATATCCTGAAGCATATTTCGGATGCATGGTAAACATTTTTTGAGCCTGGGGGTCATTCTCCCCGGCAGCTAAGTAAAAATTATAAAAATTTGCAGCACTGTCTGTAAAAGCGGGATTGCCGGTATCAAAAAACGGGTTTCCTTTTTGATTATATCTTAGTATTCCTGTTTCAATAAGAGGAAAAAGAAACTGCTCAATTATACCTTCAGTTTTACTAAGTTTGGGCAGCTGGGGCCAATGAGGCACAAAAGGCATGTTTTTAAATATTAGGGATAAAGCCTGGTTTTCGTCAGTAAAAGGAAGACTGCCGATACCCGTTGCCATCCGGTATGGTTTATTCATATATTAGCACTCCTGTTATTTCTGCTTTTTTATGTGTTCTTAAAACTTGACGTTAACTGCTCCCCTCTCCCCTTCTGCCACTTCAAAGTAAGGAATAATATTAAAACCCATAAATCCAGCAATAATATTTTGAGGAAACACCTGAATTTTTGTGTTAAACTTCATCACCGTATCGTTATAAAACTGGCGGGAAAAGGCAATCTTCCCTTCAGTATTGGAGAGCTCCTCCTGAAGACTTAAAAAGTTCTGGTTAGCTTTTAATTCCGGGTAATTCTCTGCTACGGCAAACAAAGATTTTAATGCCCCGGACAACATGTTTTCTGCCTGTCCCTGGGCCTCAACCCCCTGTGCATTAATAGCCTTGGTTCTGGCTTCGGTAACCTTTTGAAAAACCTCCTTTTCATGGGCAGCATAACCTTTGACGGTTTCCATCAGATTAGGAATCAGGTCATAGCGCCTTTTCAGCTGAACATCAATCTGAGCCCATGAGTTGTTCACTCTTTGTCTTAAAACTACCAGTGAATTATAAGTTTTTATGACAAAAACAATAAATAAAACAACAATTACAAATATAAAAATAAATATATAATCCCACATACTAAAACATTACCTCCTTTCAAGTTGTTTGTCACATTTCTTACACTTTGATTTCTTTTTTATGTATATAATTCCTTCTGTTCATCTCTATGTATTATCTATAATATTATTAAAATATAATATGGTAACAGGAAGGATATTAAACCCCTGTGTTGTATTTAATTAAAAAATGTAAGGAGTGATATTTTCTTGTCAATAACAGGCTTAATTACTGCTTTGGTTATTTTTATCCTGGGTTTTTTAGGAACCATTCTCCCTGCCCTTCCCGGCCCCATTTTAATCTGGGCTGGAATGCTGGTCTATGGTTTTTTTGTTGATTTCAACAATCTACCGGTCATGTTTTACGTCTCACAAGCCCTGGTAGTGGGACTGATTTATTTGATAGACTACTTTTCAGTGGTTCTGGGCGCAAAAAAATATGGCGGTTCCAAGTTTGCGGGCTGGGGGGCAGCGGCCGGTATTCTTGTAGGCCTTTTTACCCTGGGACCTCTTGGTGTTATTGTTGGACCCTTTGCCGGAGCTGTGCTGGTAGAAGTAGTAAGGGGACGCACTGCTCAAGAAGCAATCAAGGTTGGAATAGGTACCCTGTTAGGATTTCTGGGGGGTACCTTTATCAAATTATTGATAGAAGGTGTAATGGTCATTTGGTTTTTAATTAAGATATTTTAATAACTCATTTCATACGCTCTCATTGCTTTATTTCTAAATTTCCATTTCACTTTTCCGTAAAGCCTCAGTTTGCCTCTGATCCACCTCATATGTTTCGGGGTCAATTACCACCCCATATAAATCCCGGGCCCTTTGAATAGAAACCAGCGCTTTACTGACGTCCCCGGCAACTTCTTGGGGATCTCTTTTTAGAGGAGAACCATATCCGCCGCCTCCGGGAGTATTATAGATAATTACGGTTCCCTCTTCCACCTCTGTGGTTAATTTCGGCTGTTTTCTTTCCTCTTTTCCCTTTGAATCTATTAAAATGTTCTGGGAATTACCCCCCGGCAGTCCTCCATTCATCCCCCAGGGCCTAAGATCTCCCCTCTCTGAACTCAGTGTAACCTGAGCTGTATGTCCCATTACCTTAACTGCTCGACATAAGCCCATGCCACCCCTATGTCTCCCTGGGCCCTCGGTATCAGGCCTCAAACTATAGCTTACAACCTGTAGGGGATAAGATATTTCTATCACCTCTGAGGGGGTGTTGAGGGTATTGGTCATATTGGTATGAACTCCATCCATTCCATCACCCATAACATTTGCCCCCTGTCCTCCACCGTAGGTCTCTACATAAGAATAAAACTCTTTAGTACGGGGGTCTATCCCTCCAATGGTAAAAAGCCCCATGGTTCCAGCACTGGCAGCAGTTACTTTATGGGCAAGAAATTGAGCAAAACAACCCAATATTACATCAGCAATTCGCTGTGCCGTATTGATGTTGGCACCTGAAACCGGTGAGGGGAATTCAGGGTTTACTATGGTACCCGGTGGAGTGATTACCTCCAAGGGAAGAGAAATTCCTTCATTTGACGGTATTTCCGGATTCAAAACCGCTTTTACCGCAAAGTAGACACAGGCCAGGGTTACAGCCCGGGTTGAGTTTACAGGACCCCGGGTTTGAAGGTCACTGCCGGTAAAATCTACCTTAATATTGTCTTCCCTGACAGTAACTGCTGCTTTAATGGTAATTCTATTGGAGGTTATGCCGTCCCCCTCCAGGTAATCGGTAAATTGCCAGGTTCCTTCTTCTAATTTTTTTATTTCCTCCCGTAAAGAACGCTCCGAATAGTTAATTAACTCCTCCATATAAATTAATATTTTTTGAAGTCCATACTTTTGCACCAGTTCCAACAGTCGTTTAGCTCCTACAGAATTGGCAGCTATCTGTGCTCTTATATCTCCGTTAAACTCAAAACCAGTTCTTACATTATGAGACAGGACTTTCATTAGCTCTTGATCAAACAATCCTTTTTTTAGAATCTTAACCGGGGGAATCCTCAAACCCTCTTCAAAGATTGAAGCTGCATTGGTGGGAGTACTCCCTGGAGTTCTGCCCCCTACATCTACATGGTGAGCCAGGTTTGCCATCACAGCAATCAATTCCCCTTGATAAAACACCGGCATAAAAATACAGATATCCGGCAGGTGAGAGCCGCTTATATATGGGTCATTTATAATTAAAGCATCCCCCGGTGCTAAATTTTGTACCGGGTATGCCTTTAAAACCTCTTTCACCACGGACTGCATCAAACCCAGATGAAGAGGGATATGCTCAGCCTGGGCTACCAGGCGTCCATCCCTGGTATAAATTGCCGTGGAACAATCTTTTCTATCTTTTATGTTGGGAGAAAGCGCAGTCCGGATTAAGGTCACACCCATTTCCTCCGCGATCGATTGCAGCGCGTTTCTCATAACTTCTAAGGTTATAGCATCCACCACAGGAATTTCCTCCTTCTGCCTTATGTTAGATAATTATTAACCGGTGATAATCAAGTTTCTATATGAATCGATATACGCTGTTTTTCCCGGTGTAATCACAGTAGTTGAATCTAGCTGCTCCAAAAGCGCCGGTCCCTTTATTTTACCCCCCGGAGCCATTTCATCCCGATTATATACAGGAGTTTTAATATATTTCCCATTATAATAAATACTTCGAAAAATATTTGAAGCCCTGGAAAGGTCTCTGTCAACCAGTCTTTCGGCTTTATGCTGGAAAGAATGCATCTTCCCTACCACAGATAGCCTTACATTAACAATTTCAATAATTTCCTCCTGACGATTATAACCATAGGCTTTTAAATGAATATCATGAAATTCGTTAACCATTTGTTCTAAGGTTTTTTTATTCAGTTCCTCTGCACCCAAAGGAATATTTATTTCATACGCCTGCCGGGGATATCTCAGGTCTGCACTACGGTAAAACAGCAGATTCTCATATTTAAACCCTTCTCTTTCCAGTTCCTTCAGGGCTTTTGACTGTAATTCCTTAAATAAATCCTCTAGATAGTCAACCTGGATATTTTCTTCCCTCATAATCCGGGTTAAAACATAATCTCTTCTAATATCTGCCGCCAACATACCCATTGCAGAATTGATCCCCGGCTGAGCTGGAACTATTACCTTATTTATGGCCAATTCCTGAGCCAGCTCCAGAGCATGTAAAGGACCTGCCCCACCAAAGGCTACCAGAGCAAACTCCCTGGGGTCAAAGCCTTTTTCTACAGAAACCACCCGAATTCCCCTGACCATGTTGGCATTGACAACTTTAATAATTCCCTCCGCTGCTTCTTCTAAGGTCAAACCCAAAGGTGCCGCAATATGTTTCTGAATTGCCTGAACCGATTTTTCCGGGAATATCTTCATATCACCCGCTAAAATATATTCAGGGTTAATCCTGCCCAATACCAGGTTTGCATCAGTTACTGTAGGCCTGTCTCCCCCTCTACCGTAACAGGCCGGCCCTGGAACAGCTCCAGCACTTTCGGGCCCTACTTTTAGCGCTCCACCGGAATCAATAAAAGCAATACTTCCGCCCCCGGCACCCATGGTATGAATTTCTATCATGGGTAGTCGTAAGGGATAACTGCCTATGGAACTTTCCGTAGAATAACGGGGTTGACCCTCAACAATAAGAGAAACATCCAGGCTGGTCCCCCCCATATCCATGGTAATAAGATTTGGTTCTTCCATTAACCGGGATAAGTGTACCCCGGCGTTAACTCCCCCTGCCGGGCCTGATAAAAGTGTCCTGGCACTATGTTCCCGGGCCATCTTAGAGGAAATGATGCCACCGTTGGACTGCATTATATAAAGGGGTGATTTAATTTTTTCATCTGTCAACCTCATCTCAAGGTCTTCCAGATATTTTTTTATGGTCGGCATAACATAGGCATTTATACATACCGTGCTGGCCCTCTCATATTCTCTAAATTCGGGAAGAATTTCTGAGGAACAACTTACAAATACCTGCGGCAGCTCCTTTGTAAGTATTTTTTTTACTATTTTTTCATGCTGTGGGTCAAGATACGAATGCAAAAAACAAACTGCCGCCGATTCTATGCCTTTTTCCTTGAGTATTTTTACCAGAACAGATAAATGTTCCTGGTTCAAAGGTGTTTCAATCTGGCCGTTATAGAGAATTCTTTCCTCTACTTCAAAACTTAGCTCTCTGGGAACAATAGGTGGAGCTTTCGTCTGAAAGAAATTATACAGGGAAGGGCGGGTCTGCCTGGCAATTTCCAAGACATCACGGAAACCCTGTGTGGTAATTAAAGCAGTAACAGCTCCCTTTAATTCCAGCAGTGCATTAGTAGCTACAGTAGTTCCATGGAGAAAGTATGAAACTTCCTGTGAGCTGACTTTATTTTCAGTTAAAACTTTTAAAACTCCTGTCATTACCGCTATGGCGGGATTATCAGGAGTTGAAGGAACCTTCGTAATATGTAGTTTCTTTCGATTCTCATCCAGCAGGGCAATATCGGTAAAAGTCCCCCCGGAATCTACAGCTATTCTAAAAGTCACTTCCAGTCCTCCTAATTTGTTACATAAATATTTAGCTGGCTTTAGAGATTATGAACGACGGGGAAAGACGGTGCTTATAAGTGAATATTTCAAGCCTGACCCCTGACCAACTGATTTTAATATTTTAGAGATACCCCATAATTATATGAGTTTGTGGAATCACCCTTACTCCGGATAATATTTTAAGAGAAGATGAATGTAACTCCATTAAATAACTGTTGGATATCCCCAGGCTGTCAGTTTTGGCAGTCACCGGCTGCAGTACCACTGGAACAGATGAGGAGACGTCTCTTACAGCTCTTATGTATTCCATAAGCTCTTCTTTACTGCTGTCTCCGGTAACCACAATTTTCACAAAAACCTTTTTTTGCAGGGAAAGCGTTAAAAATTCCAGGTGTTGTTTCAGATAATTATCCCCACCCAACAAATGGGGAAGCTTAAAATCCATAGCTATATAATCAATCCAGGGAAGCAGTTCCTTTAATTCTTCAATTAAGGTTCCATTGGTTTCTAAAAAAATCTCAAGACCGGTTTCCTCTCTAAAGGCCGGTAAAAATTTTTTTAAAAATTTATGATGCAAAAGAGGTTCTCCCCCGGTAAGGCTCACAGAGTGATGTAGTTTAACAGGAAATAAAGTAACAATTTTTAAAAGTTCCTGCGTATTCAAAGGATTGTCCCTTAAAAGATACTCCCCGGCAGTTTCTTTCAGTTCTACACGACATTTTAAAGGGAGTTTATTTTGAACAGTATCACAAAAAGAACACTGAAGGTTACATCCAAAAAAACGAAGAAATAACTGACGGTGCCCAATATATATTCCCTCCCCTTGAATGGAAGAAAATATCTCAATCAGCCGTGCTTTCATGCCTAACACCTCAGATTTTAGGAATCTGTGTTATTATGTACGTTTTAAATCATTGTAATGAAGAGCCTTTAAATAACAAAGGCAACCCTCACATTGAGTACATAACTTATCTCCCCCTGATTCACAAGGCCATATATGTTCAAAGGGGAGTTCCAGTTTCATGCCCAGGTTTACTATTTCTTCTTTGCTCAAGTTCTGAGTGGGACAGAGAACTTTTAACTCCTTTAGCGTGGACATCTCTAATTGGCTATTAATGGAATCCTTAACCTGCTGAAAACTGTTACGGGGGAACATGTCCGCATCATCCTTGTTAAAGCCGGCAATAATTAAAGGAGCATCCAGGCTCTCAGCATAGGCTGCAGCGATGTTTAAAAAAAATCCGTTACGGTTTGAAACCCTAAATGAATTAAGGTCGTTTGATTTATTATCCTGTTCGTTGGAAGACAAGCCCAATGCTTTCTTTTCGTCGGAAACCAGGGCGTTATGTAGAATATTTTTAAACAAAGGTACCTCCACCACATTTAAGTCTACTTCGAAATATTGGGCCAATCTTTCCGAAGCCAGTTTCTCCTTAGCTGCTGAATTTTGCCCGTAATCAAAGTTCAAGCATAGGATCGGATACTGATTTCTTTTTGCCCAGGCCAGAGATACCGCAGAATCAATTCCCCCGGACAAAAGAACTATGGATTTCATCTTAATCTTCCTCCCGGTATGATGCATAGGCATCATCTGATTCCCAGACCGTGACTTCATGCACAGTAATAGATTGGTCAACTACTTCTAAAACATCTTTCAATTTCTCATATATGTAACCGGCAAGGTTTTCCGCCGTAGGGTTTAACCCTTCCTCAGTAAAAGAAGGGTGTTCATTTATTAAGCGGTGGTCAAATTCATCAGTAATCTGTTCAACCAGGTCTTCCAGAGCATGAAAATCCATTACCATCCCTTGAGAATTTAACCGGCTTCCCCTTACCAAACATTGGGCCGTAAATGTATGTCCGTGGATATTGGCACATTTTCCTTGATAATTTCTTAAAGAATGGGCAGATGAAAATTTAATTGTTACACTTAAAGTAAAGATGCCTTTTCCCAGAGCAGGATTTCCCCTTTCTCATAAAAACCTTATTATCTCTTTTTTTTAGGG contains:
- a CDS encoding hydantoinase B/oxoprolinase family protein, producing the protein MVDAITLEVMRNALQSIAEEMGVTLIRTALSPNIKDRKDCSTAIYTRDGRLVAQAEHIPLHLGLMQSVVKEVLKAYPVQNLAPGDALIINDPYISGSHLPDICIFMPVFYQGELIAVMANLAHHVDVGGRTPGSTPTNAASIFEEGLRIPPVKILKKGLFDQELMKVLSHNVRTGFEFNGDIRAQIAANSVGAKRLLELVQKYGLQKILIYMEELINYSERSLREEIKKLEEGTWQFTDYLEGDGITSNRITIKAAVTVREDNIKVDFTGSDLQTRGPVNSTRAVTLACVYFAVKAVLNPEIPSNEGISLPLEVITPPGTIVNPEFPSPVSGANINTAQRIADVILGCFAQFLAHKVTAASAGTMGLFTIGGIDPRTKEFYSYVETYGGGQGANVMGDGMDGVHTNMTNTLNTPSEVIEISYPLQVVSYSLRPDTEGPGRHRGGMGLCRAVKVMGHTAQVTLSSERGDLRPWGMNGGLPGGNSQNILIDSKGKEERKQPKLTTEVEEGTVIIYNTPGGGGYGSPLKRDPQEVAGDVSKALVSIQRARDLYGVVIDPETYEVDQRQTEALRKSEMEI
- a CDS encoding hydantoinase/oxoprolinase family protein, with amino-acid sequence MTFRIAVDSGGTFTDIALLDENRKKLHITKVPSTPDNPAIAVMTGVLKVLTENKVSSQEVSYFLHGTTVATNALLELKGAVTALITTQGFRDVLEIARQTRPSLYNFFQTKAPPIVPRELSFEVEERILYNGQIETPLNQEHLSVLVKILKEKGIESAAVCFLHSYLDPQHEKIVKKILTKELPQVFVSCSSEILPEFREYERASTVCINAYVMPTIKKYLEDLEMRLTDEKIKSPLYIMQSNGGIISSKMAREHSARTLLSGPAGGVNAGVHLSRLMEEPNLITMDMGGTSLDVSLIVEGQPRYSTESSIGSYPLRLPMIEIHTMGAGGGSIAFIDSGGALKVGPESAGAVPGPACYGRGGDRPTVTDANLVLGRINPEYILAGDMKIFPEKSVQAIQKHIAAPLGLTLEEAAEGIIKVVNANMVRGIRVVSVEKGFDPREFALVAFGGAGPLHALELAQELAINKVIVPAQPGINSAMGMLAADIRRDYVLTRIMREENIQVDYLEDLFKELQSKALKELEREGFKYENLLFYRSADLRYPRQAYEINIPLGAEELNKKTLEQMVNEFHDIHLKAYGYNRQEEIIEIVNVRLSVVGKMHSFQHKAERLVDRDLSRASNIFRSIYYNGKYIKTPVYNRDEMAPGGKIKGPALLEQLDSTTVITPGKTAYIDSYRNLIITG
- a CDS encoding 7-carboxy-7-deazaguanine synthase QueE, which gives rise to MKARLIEIFSSIQGEGIYIGHRQLFLRFFGCNLQCSFCDTVQNKLPLKCRVELKETAGEYLLRDNPLNTQELLKIVTLFPVKLHHSVSLTGGEPLLHHKFLKKFLPAFREETGLEIFLETNGTLIEELKELLPWIDYIAMDFKLPHLLGGDNYLKQHLEFLTLSLQKKVFVKIVVTGDSSKEELMEYIRAVRDVSSSVPVVLQPVTAKTDSLGISNSYLMELHSSSLKILSGVRVIPQTHIIMGYL
- a CDS encoding 7-cyano-7-deazaguanine synthase, whose amino-acid sequence is MKSIVLLSGGIDSAVSLAWAKRNQYPILCLNFDYGQNSAAKEKLASERLAQYFEVDLNVVEVPLFKNILHNALVSDEKKALGLSSNEQDNKSNDLNSFRVSNRNGFFLNIAAAYAESLDAPLIIAGFNKDDADMFPRNSFQQVKDSINSQLEMSTLKELKVLCPTQNLSKEEIVNLGMKLELPFEHIWPCESGGDKLCTQCEGCLCYLKALHYNDLKRT
- the queD gene encoding 6-carboxytetrahydropterin synthase QueD gives rise to the protein MGKGIFTLSVTIKFSSAHSLRNYQGKCANIHGHTFTAQCLVRGSRLNSQGMVMDFHALEDLVEQITDEFDHRLINEHPSFTEEGLNPTAENLAGYIYEKLKDVLEVVDQSITVHEVTVWESDDAYASYREED